CGCCCCAGTTCACGCCCGGTTCTTCCGGGTTGGCGTTGTGGGCCATGTCCATGTACATCTTGGTCACGGGCGCGAGCACGATGTCATAGCCGGCGTTGGCCAGCCGATAGGCCAGGTCTTCGGCGCCTTCGGTATTGTTCCAGACCCAGGCCAGGAATCCTTTTTGCGTGAAGCGCGGGTTCGGGATCAGCTTGTTCTTGCCATGCAGCGTGGTCTTGCGCGCCGCCAGCTCTTCCCAGCCCGACGTGTAGAGGCCATGCTTGCGCAGCATGCCGTCGACCCGTTCATAGAAATAATCCCACAGGTCGGCTGTCGATTCGAGGTGTTCGCGCGCCATCATCGCGCGGCTGGCCGGGGATTGTTCCCAGGCGCCGTTCGGCAGTTCGTCGCCGCCCATGTGGATCGTATGCAGCGGCACGCCCGCTTCGCGGTGCAGCTTCACCACTTCGTCCACCACGTGCTGGACGAACGTGAAGCTCGATTCCAGACCCGGATTGAGCACGTGATCGTTGTACAGCTGCGGCGACTTGTAGACCGAGCGATCGGCGAAATCATTGAGCAGATACTTGGCCGCGTCCTTGTCGCCGGCTGCCTTCAGGCGGTGGTAGCGCGCTTCCATCGCCTGCACGGCGGCGCGCGCGTGGCCCGGCATTTCGAGTTCGGGAATCACTTCGATGTGACGCGCGGCCGCGTAGCGCAGGATCTCGATGTAGTCGGCGCGCGTGTAGTAGCCGCTGCCGCCCGTATCGCGCGGGTCGGGCCCGGAGCCATAGGCCGGCTGCAGGCGCACGCCCGGCCTGGCGCTATGGCCGCGCACGGCGCCGATCGACGTCAGTTCGGGCAGGCCGGCGATCTCGAGGCGCCAGCCTTCGTCCTCGGTCAGGTGGAAGTGGAACTTGTTCATCTTGTAGCGCGCCATCAGGTCGAGCCACTTGAACACGGTTTCCTTGGTGTGGAAGTTGCGCGAGACGTCCAGCATGAAGCCGCGATAGGCAAAGCGCGGCGCATCGACGATCGTCACCTCGGGCACCGACTGCTCGGCGGCGCCAGGCAACGGCAGCAGATCGCGCAGGGTCTGCAGGCCATACGCCACGCCGGCCGGGCTGTTGCCGACGATCGTGATGCCCGCACCGGCGCCGCTGCCTGCGCGCACCGCAAGGCTGTACGCTTCGGGCGAGGTCTGTCCTTCGACCTTGCCCACGCTCAGGCGCAGCGCCGGCCCGCTGCCCTGCAGCGATGCCGGGAACAGCGAGCGCGCCAGGTCCGCTTCGCCTGCCAGCGCCGCTGATGCGTTCACCACCGGCTTGCCTGTCAGGCGCAGCTTGCCGCTGCCCTGCGTCAGTTGCAGGGGCGTCGGCAGCACAAGGGGCACGGCGCTCGCCGGCAGCAGGTCGGCACGCTGGTTGCTGCGATACGTATCGGCTGCGGTGACCACGGGCCGGGCACCCGTGTCGCCCTTGTCGAGCTGCTCGGGCCGCGTCACCGGCAGCAGCGCAAAATCGGTGATCGCCACGCCGACCTCGGGCTGCGCGTCGTACACCAGATAAGGCCCGATCGGCGCCCGCGCCATCTTGATGATCACCTGCGGGTGGTAGTAATCAATGTCGAGCGACTGCCCCGGCGCCAGGCCCGCAAAGTTTGCTTGCGGGCGCAGGCGGTACAGATTGCCGGCGACCTGCTCCATGCGCAGATTGCCTCCCACCGCGCCCTGTACGACGCCATCCATGCTGTTGAAGTACAGCGTCCAGCCCTTGGCTGGCAGGCGCTGGCTGTCGTTGTTGGTCAGGGTCATGCGCGCCTTGGCGCGGCCTTCCGGCATCTGCGGCGTGTACTCGTTGCGCAGCAGTTCCCAGCGCATCTGCAGCCGGGCGCCGCTGGCGACGCCTTCCATGCTGGCCGCAGCGGATGCTGACAGCGGGGTGGGTGGCGCCGCAGCCATGCCGGCCAGCGGCGTGGCCAGCAGCAGCGACGCGAGGGCGCAGCGTCGAACCAGGTGTGTGGTATCCAAGAGTGTCTCCAATCCAGCCAAAAAGTGGGTTCGTCGTTCAGGGTTGCGGGGGCTTGTACCACCGGTCGAAATCGCGTTGCAGCCTGGCGGCCGCAGGTTCGGGCGCCAGCGTCCCTTTCAGCACGTCGGCGTTGACGCGCCATAGCACGCTTTCCATGCTGGGTTGTCCGCGGTGCAGCACTTGCGCATTGAGGCGCACGGTCGACGCGCAGCTGTTGCGCCACTCGACCATCTGCTTGGCGACCGGATCGCGCATCGCAATCAGGTGATTCGACAGCGTGAAAAAGCCGGTCAGCCGGTTGCTGTAGATGTCGGCAAATTCCTGCGAGCCAACCCAGGCCAGGAACCTGAAAGCGTCCTGCTTGTTCTTCGATGCGCGGTTCACGCCCAGCCCCAGGTCCATGTGGTCCGAGATGAAGCAGGCATCGCCGCGCCGCTTCACCGGCGCGGCGAACACGCCCAGCTCCAGGCCGGGCGCGCTGCTGAAACGCGCGATATCCCAAGACCCGGCCGGATAGATCGCGGCGCGACCCGTGGCGAACATCGCCTGGCTCTGGCCATAGGTTTGCGTGGCGGCGCTGGCGGGCAGATAGGCGCCCATGCGCGCACCGAAGCGCAGCGCCTCGACGAACGGCGGATCAGTCAGGCGCGCGCGCCCGTCCGCCAGCGCCTTCTGGCCAGCTTCGCCGCGCCAGAAATTCGGCCCGATATTGGTAAATACCAGCTGGCTCGCTTCCCAGCCATCGGCCATGCCGAGCGCCAGCGGCGCGACGCCGTTCTTCTTCAGCACATCGAGCACGCGAAAGAATTCATCCACCGTGCGTGGCGCCTGCAGGTCGTACTTCCGGAAGATCGCCTTGTTGTACATGAAGCCGTGGATCACCGACGCCACCGGCATGCAGAAGGCTTCCTTGCCGCCGGCCGTCTGCCAGGCCACCATCGCGCCCGGCTCGAAATACTGCATCCCGGGCTTGCCATCGAGGCGCTCCAGGTGCCCCTGCGCATACAGGGTCAGGGATGCGTCGAACGGGCGGCATGCAACCAGGTCACCGGCGCTGCCGTCGGCCAGGCGCGCCGCGAGGCGGCCATCGTAGTCGGTCGGCGCGGTCGGCGCGAACTTGACGTCGATGCCGGGATGGCTGCGCTGGAACGCGGGGATCAGCACCTTTTCCCACAGCGCCTTGTCGTCCACGCGCCAGCTCTCGATCACGAGCGTGCCGGCGTGCGCGA
This window of the Oxalobacteraceae sp. CFBP 8761 genome carries:
- a CDS encoding carbohydrate ABC transporter substrate-binding protein; its protein translation is MLCALLTLAAPLAHAGTLVIESWRVDDKALWEKVLIPAFQRSHPGIDVKFAPTAPTDYDGRLAARLADGSAGDLVACRPFDASLTLYAQGHLERLDGKPGMQYFEPGAMVAWQTAGGKEAFCMPVASVIHGFMYNKAIFRKYDLQAPRTVDEFFRVLDVLKKNGVAPLALGMADGWEASQLVFTNIGPNFWRGEAGQKALADGRARLTDPPFVEALRFGARMGAYLPASAATQTYGQSQAMFATGRAAIYPAGSWDIARFSSAPGLELGVFAAPVKRRGDACFISDHMDLGLGVNRASKNKQDAFRFLAWVGSQEFADIYSNRLTGFFTLSNHLIAMRDPVAKQMVEWRNSCASTVRLNAQVLHRGQPSMESVLWRVNADVLKGTLAPEPAAARLQRDFDRWYKPPQP
- a CDS encoding carbohydate-binding domain-containing protein; this translates as MAAAPPTPLSASAAASMEGVASGARLQMRWELLRNEYTPQMPEGRAKARMTLTNNDSQRLPAKGWTLYFNSMDGVVQGAVGGNLRMEQVAGNLYRLRPQANFAGLAPGQSLDIDYYHPQVIIKMARAPIGPYLVYDAQPEVGVAITDFALLPVTRPEQLDKGDTGARPVVTAADTYRSNQRADLLPASAVPLVLPTPLQLTQGSGKLRLTGKPVVNASAALAGEADLARSLFPASLQGSGPALRLSVGKVEGQTSPEAYSLAVRAGSGAGAGITIVGNSPAGVAYGLQTLRDLLPLPGAAEQSVPEVTIVDAPRFAYRGFMLDVSRNFHTKETVFKWLDLMARYKMNKFHFHLTEDEGWRLEIAGLPELTSIGAVRGHSARPGVRLQPAYGSGPDPRDTGGSGYYTRADYIEILRYAAARHIEVIPELEMPGHARAAVQAMEARYHRLKAAGDKDAAKYLLNDFADRSVYKSPQLYNDHVLNPGLESSFTFVQHVVDEVVKLHREAGVPLHTIHMGGDELPNGAWEQSPASRAMMAREHLESTADLWDYFYERVDGMLRKHGLYTSGWEELAARKTTLHGKNKLIPNPRFTQKGFLAWVWNNTEGAEDLAYRLANAGYDIVLAPVTKMYMDMAHNANPEEPGVNWGDYVELETPYDFIPFDYLKNATEAARVGKDGLTDYGKRRVRGLEATLFTETVRDPARIDYLVMPRLLAVAERAWAPDPAWATEPDATKAAALHRTAWSGFVNALGQRVLPRLDLDRTGVAYRIAPPGLLLDGDKVLVNHVLPGIALRYTVDGSTPSASSRPVTGPIAERGLIQVAAFDRNGRPGLVARIDRR